From the genome of Streptomyces sp. NBC_01317, one region includes:
- a CDS encoding YihY/virulence factor BrkB family protein translates to MGTVVHVPQTRDMIGEELSGDEALMALRRYGGRKLLLDAFARFRYADGFSQARSLGFQVVLGMVPFTIALVGVTATVHTESIGRIIELTLARIVPGASADVVQEALDGTRRSAGADVSGAVAIWMGLGFAVLNLASAMGQIERGCNRIYGVERDRPFPAKYARGLLLALGAGVPMALGFLVLVAGEAVGDSVVEALGWSRQWLDWWGPLEVPVGVTLAGVASAVIFRWSPRRDQPGYTWLAFGSAVHLVLWVVATWLLAFYVERSGSFGAVYGPLTAFVALLLWANLTGIALFLGVAFAAQLEAARAGMVDPVHPDPGSGP, encoded by the coding sequence ATGGGAACCGTCGTACACGTACCGCAGACGCGGGACATGATCGGGGAAGAGCTGTCCGGCGACGAGGCGCTGATGGCGCTGCGCCGCTACGGGGGCCGCAAGCTGCTGCTGGACGCCTTCGCCCGCTTCCGGTACGCCGACGGGTTCAGCCAGGCCCGGTCGCTCGGCTTCCAGGTGGTCCTCGGCATGGTCCCGTTCACCATCGCGCTGGTCGGTGTGACGGCGACGGTCCACACCGAGAGCATCGGGCGGATCATCGAGCTGACCCTCGCCCGGATCGTCCCCGGAGCCAGCGCGGACGTCGTCCAGGAAGCCCTGGACGGCACCCGCCGCAGCGCGGGCGCCGATGTCTCGGGCGCCGTCGCGATCTGGATGGGGCTCGGGTTCGCCGTACTGAACCTCGCGTCCGCCATGGGCCAGATAGAGCGGGGCTGCAACCGGATCTACGGCGTGGAGCGCGACCGCCCCTTCCCGGCGAAGTACGCCCGGGGCCTGCTGCTGGCGCTGGGCGCCGGGGTGCCGATGGCCCTGGGCTTCCTGGTGCTGGTCGCGGGGGAGGCGGTGGGCGACTCCGTCGTGGAGGCGCTGGGCTGGTCGCGGCAGTGGCTCGACTGGTGGGGTCCGCTGGAGGTGCCCGTCGGGGTGACCCTCGCCGGGGTCGCCTCGGCGGTGATCTTCCGCTGGTCACCCCGCAGGGACCAGCCCGGCTACACGTGGCTGGCCTTCGGCTCGGCGGTCCATCTGGTGCTCTGGGTCGTGGCCACCTGGCTGCTCGCCTTCTACGTCGAGCGGAGCGGATCGTTCGGAGCGGTGTACGGCCCCCTCACCGCCTTTGTCGCCCTCCTGCTCTGGGCCAATCTCACCGGGATCGCGCTCTTCCTGGGGGTGGCCTTCGCCGCCCAGCTGGAGGCCGCGAGGGCGGGGATGGTGGACCCGGTCCACCCGGACCCGGGCTCCGGACCCTGA
- a CDS encoding helix-turn-helix domain-containing protein, producing MGRAAEMLGTTPAFLRALGEARLIAPLRSEGGHRRYSRYQLRLAARVRELVDGGTAIDAACRIVILEDQLEEARRINEELRASASGS from the coding sequence ATGGGCCGGGCCGCCGAGATGCTCGGCACCACCCCCGCGTTCCTGCGCGCCCTCGGTGAGGCGCGGCTGATCGCCCCGCTGCGCTCCGAAGGGGGCCACCGCCGCTACTCCCGGTACCAGCTGCGCCTCGCCGCCCGCGTCCGGGAGCTGGTCGACGGCGGCACCGCGATCGACGCCGCGTGCCGCATCGTGATCCTGGAGGACCAGCTCGAAGAGGCCCGGCGCATCAACGAGGAGCTGCGCGCCTCCGCGTCCGGGTCGTAG
- a CDS encoding LysM peptidoglycan-binding domain-containing protein, whose product MPIKGKHRRSRISPLARRLVAVGTGGVALALPLVAAHTASAATAATTVTAEKKSVTTYSVVAGDSLAKIARTHSLSGGWKKLYQDNRKAVGADPSVIHPGLKLTLGGKAATPAATTAKTAAPAPAVQAAAKTYADNLDGWIRESLDVMAAHGIPGTYDGIYRNIMRESSGNPNAINNWDSNAAAGIPSKGLLQVIDPTFQAYHVSGTSMNSYDPVANITAACNYAADKYGSIDNVNGPY is encoded by the coding sequence ATGCCCATAAAGGGTAAGCACCGCCGTTCCAGGATCAGCCCGCTCGCCCGGCGTCTTGTCGCCGTGGGGACCGGAGGTGTCGCGCTCGCCCTTCCGCTGGTGGCCGCGCACACCGCGAGCGCCGCCACCGCCGCGACCACTGTCACCGCGGAGAAGAAGAGCGTCACCACCTACTCCGTGGTCGCCGGGGACTCCCTCGCCAAGATCGCCCGTACCCACTCCCTGAGCGGCGGCTGGAAGAAGCTCTACCAGGACAACCGGAAGGCCGTCGGCGCCGACCCGTCAGTGATTCACCCCGGTCTCAAGCTGACCCTCGGCGGCAAGGCCGCGACGCCCGCCGCCACCACTGCCAAGACCGCCGCCCCCGCCCCCGCCGTACAGGCCGCGGCGAAGACGTACGCCGACAACCTGGACGGCTGGATCAGGGAGTCGCTGGACGTCATGGCCGCGCACGGCATCCCCGGCACTTACGACGGCATCTACCGCAACATCATGCGGGAGTCCTCGGGCAACCCGAACGCCATCAACAACTGGGACTCGAACGCCGCCGCTGGCATCCCGTCCAAGGGGCTGCTCCAGGTCATCGACCCGACCTTCCAGGCCTACCACGTGTCCGGTACGTCGATGAACAGCTACGACCCGGTCGCCAACATCACCGCCGCGTGCAACTACGCCGCGGACAAGTACGGCTCGATCGACAATGTGAACGGTCCGTACTGA